The stretch of DNA TTATAGTAACTAAAAACAGAACATCATGGTAAAAGCCGAAGAGCCACACTATGCGTGTGGGTTGAAGAAAGAAGACTTCCAAACTACGATAGATGGTAAGAAAACCGATCTTTATGTACTTAGAAATGCCAAGGGCAATGAGGTTGCAATCACTAATTATGGTGGTGCTATTGTTGCTATCATGGTTCCTGATAAAGACGGAAACTTGGCAAATATCATTCAAGGACATGATAATATACAAGAGGTAATCAGTTCACCTGAGCCTTACCTTTCAACCCTTATTGGTCGTTATGGCAATCGTATTGCCAAAGGACGCTTCCAGTTGAACGGAAAGGAATATAAACTCGCTATTAACAATGGTCCTAACTCTTTACATGGAGGTAAGGAAGGCTTCAATGCAAAAGTATGGGATGCAGTACGGGTTAACGACCATGCTGTTGTTTTGAAATACACATCATCTTATGGTGAAGAAGGTTATACTGGCGAAGTTGAAGTTTGGGTAGCCTATTCATTCTCTGATGATGACGAACTCATCATCAAATATTCTGCAAAGACAAATAAGAAGACAATCATCAATCTTACCAGTCATGGATTCTTCTCATTGGCAGGTATTGCCAATCCAACCCCAACGATTGACGATTTAGAGTGTGAGATCAATGCCGACTTCTACATCCCTATTGATGAGACATCAATTCCAACAGGTGAGATTTTGAAAGTCGCTGGCACCCCATTTGACTTCCGTAAGCCTAAGAAGGTAGGTCAAGAGATTGATGCTGACCATGAACAGATTAAGCATGGTGCGGGTTATGACCACTGCTTCGTGTTGAACAAGAAGGAAGAAGGCGAACTCTCATTCGCCGCACGCATCAAGGAGCCAAACAGTGGCAGAACGATGGAAGTATATACCACAGAGCCAGGTGTGCAGGTATATACCCACAACTGGGCGGACGGTTACAAGGGTCAGCATGGTGCAACCTTCCCACGTCGCAGTGCCATCTGCTTCGAAGCACAGCACTTCCCTGATAGTCCAAACCATCCTTACTTCCCTTCAGTCATTCTGGAGCCATG from Prevotella scopos JCM 17725 encodes:
- a CDS encoding aldose epimerase family protein; its protein translation is MVKAEEPHYACGLKKEDFQTTIDGKKTDLYVLRNAKGNEVAITNYGGAIVAIMVPDKDGNLANIIQGHDNIQEVISSPEPYLSTLIGRYGNRIAKGRFQLNGKEYKLAINNGPNSLHGGKEGFNAKVWDAVRVNDHAVVLKYTSSYGEEGYTGEVEVWVAYSFSDDDELIIKYSAKTNKKTIINLTSHGFFSLAGIANPTPTIDDLECEINADFYIPIDETSIPTGEILKVAGTPFDFRKPKKVGQEIDADHEQIKHGAGYDHCFVLNKKEEGELSFAARIKEPNSGRTMEVYTTEPGVQVYTHNWADGYKGQHGATFPRRSAICFEAQHFPDSPNHPYFPSVILEPCKEYTQKTIYKFGVEK